One window of Vespa velutina chromosome 2, iVesVel2.1, whole genome shotgun sequence genomic DNA carries:
- the LOC124946892 gene encoding iodotyrosine deiodinase 1 isoform X3, translating to MESALPKDLKHVPYRYVKPNDEELLIRANKFYEITNARRTVRYFSEENVPREVIRYIIKAAGYKIRLDINFVLYIFFFSFFLFFFFFVLYGSFYRRHLAFPFLGTAPSGAHTEPWSFVVVSNKTMKSRIREIVEREEEINYKKRMGKKWTSDLRPLRTNWIKEYLTTAPYLILVFKQVYGFLPNGKRKVHYYNEMSVSIACGILLTAIEYTGLVTLTSTPLNCGPAIRALLARPINEKLVLLLPVGYPAKDATVPDLQRKSLSEILTEIE from the exons CGaggaattattaataagagcaaataaattttatgaaataacgaATGCGAGAAGAACTGTAAGATATTTTAGCGAAGAAAATGTTCCGAGAGAAGTGATACGTTATATTATCAAAGCTGCAGGTTATAAAATAAGACTCGATATAAACtttgtattatacattttctttttctctttttttttgtttttttttttttttgttttatacggATCTTTTTACCGTCGTCACCTTGCTTTCCCTTTTTTAGGTACTGCTCCCAGTGGTGCTCATACAGAACCATGGAGTTTCGTGGTAGTATCgaataaaacaatgaaaagtCGTATACGTGAGATCgtcgaaagagaggaagaaattaattataaaaaaagaatgggaaAAAAATGGACGTCAGATTTACGTCCATTGAGAACTAACTGGATCAAGGAATATCTCACGACTGCGCCATATTTGATTCTAGTTTTCAAACAGGTTTATGGTTTCTTAccgaatggaaaaagaaaggttcattattataatgaaatgagCGTGTCCATTGCCTGTGGTATTCTTTTAACTGCCATCGAG TACACAGGTTTGGTCACTTTAACTTCTACACCTTTAAATTGTGGCCCAGCGATACGTGCTCTACTCGCACGTCCCATTAACGAAAAGTTGGTTTTATTATTACCGGTTGGTTATCCTGCGAAGGACGCTACCGTTCCCGATCTTCAACGCAAATCATTATCGGAGATCTTAACAGAAATCGAATAA